The segment GGCCGAAGCGAGCGGGATGGACGAGGCGTCCGGCGGGCGCGGTGAAATCCACAAAAAGACGGCCGCCGCCATCCTCTATTCCGCCGAAACCTGCACGCGCGTTGTGAGCGATGCCGTCCAGATCTTCGGTGGGGCCGGCTATATGCGCGAAACCGAGATCAACCGGCTCTACCGGGCATCGAAGTTGCTCGAGATCGGTGCGGGGACGAGCGAAATCCGGAAAATGATCATCGCGGGCGAGCTTCTTAAATAAGCCTTGTGCGGAAGGAAGGACGGAGGGATCGACATGCCGGAATTTGGCCGCACCGATGCGGAACTGGCCAGCCTGCCGCTGGGGCTGGCGGCGGACAGTCTGGTAGGAAAGGTTGTTCTCATTTCCGGCGCCGGAAGCGGGATCGGGCGCGGCGTCGCGCATTGGTGTGCGCGTCTGGGGGCAAAGCTCATCCTGTGTGGTCGTCGCCTGGAAAAGATCGAGGTGACCGCGCAGGCGCTGACGGCTTATGGCACCGAGGTCATGGTCGAGGCGATGTCGATCCGTGATCCGGCAGCGGTCGCCGCGCTTTTCGATCGGGCATGGGCGCATTTCGGGGCGGTCGACATCGTGATCAACAACGCGGGCGGTCAGTTTCCGCAGGCCGCGATCGATATCTCGCCAAAGGGATGGGCGGCGGTGGTCGACACCAATCTGAACGGCAGCTGGTATATGATGCAGGCCGCCGCGCGCAAATGGCGCGATGCTGGCCTGCCCGGATCGATCGTGAACATCGTTGCCGTCATATGGCGCGGTATGCCCGGGGTTGCGCACACCTGCGCCGCACGGGCAGGGGTGATCTACGCCTCGAAAACGGCCGCGATCGAATGGGCACCGCACAATATTCGCGTGAACTGCGTCGCGCCAGGGATCATCTCGACCGAGGGCATGCGCGTCTATCCCGAGGAAGCCGTGACCGAGATGCCCAAGTCCAATCTCCAGCAACGCTTCGGGCGGATTGAGGATGTGGCCAATGCGGTGTGCTTTCTGGCGGCCGATACCGGGAGCTTCATCACCGGAGAGGTGCTGACGATCGATGGCGGCAACCAGCTTTGGGGAGATCAGTGGACGATTCCACGCCCGGATTATTTCAAGGTAGGGTAAAGGGCGTCCTTTGACAGAAGCAAGCGCGCTATATTCGATGATACGGGTTTCGATGCCAATGGATCCTCATGTGACCGCAGAAGAAGAATTTGATGTCGCTGTGCTCGACGAACCGGGAGCGCTCATCGCCGCCTGTCTCTATTGGCTCCAGGCGCAGAGCCGGCAGACCGCCCATCCGATCTACAAGCACCATGGCCTGTCACCCCAACAGGCATCCTTGTTGTGGCAACTAGCCCCCGGCGAGCTTCTCTCGATGGGCGATGTCGCCGATCGCATGGGGTGCGACATCGCCAATATCACCGGGATTGTCGACAGGCTTGAAAAGCGCGGATTGATCCAGCGCACCATCGGGCAGGATAGGCGGGTCAAGCTGTTGTCGTTCACGCCAGAAGGACTTGCGTTGCGGCGGGAGTTGGTCGGCGCGCTGCATATGCCGCCTGAGTGGCTGGACGGGTTTTCGAGCGAAGAGCAGGGGCAACTCGCGGGCTTGCTTTCGCGGGCAGTTCGTATCGCGGGTGTTGATCCCCGAAACAATCTGCCGCGCCATCCTTTGGGCAGGGCTGTCTCTGGAGAACGGTGAAAAAAGTGGCCATGCCCGGTGCTGCGGCGCCGTCCCGAACTTGCCGATAAGATAATAAGAGGAATATCCCGCTTGCCAGTACCCCCAAAACCACCGCTCTCTCGACGGGAACTGAACAAGTTGCGGATCCGCAACACCATTCTCAATGTCGCTGAAAAGAATTTCGCGCTTTATGGAATAGATGAGGCCTCATTGAATGAGATAGCGGATCTTTCCGAAATTTCTCGCTCAACGCTGTTCAAATATTTCAATGGCAAGGCGGAAATTTTTGAAGCGATCGTCGAACGGATGAATGACGTGTTCTTCATCCAGATCGCCAAAAAATGTGATGAAACTGACGATCCTGCCACCCGCATCCTCGCAATTTTCATCGAATTCGTCGAAGGGTTGGAGCGCTCATCGGCGCCGCCGCGAAAATTCATCGGCCTTTCCATTCGTGAATGGAATGACCCGCAACAATCGCGCCGAATGGAACGCTTTCGTCTCGAATTCTATAGAATCCTGAACAGCGGCAAGCTGCGTGGTGCCCCACAGATCGATTATCTGGTCGATATCGTCGTCAGCATTTTCATAGGCTTGCTCCATAATTGGCGCACATTCGACGATTACCCGCTGCGCCAGAGATTGGTGGAGGCAGCAGGCGAAATTGCGCACATGATCGATCGCCATGCCGTGAAAATTTGAGATCGCTACAATTCCCCCTTGAGTGGACTCAAGTCCGAATATAGACTTGAGTCCTAAAATAGCACGGGTGCATAGGCTGCCCCCGGCAGGAGAGGGCATCAAGCGATGGGTGAAGCCTATATTATCGATGCGGTGCGAACCCCGCGCGGGATCGGCAAACCGGGCAAGGGCGCACTTGCGGACATGCACCCGCAACATGTGGCTGCAACCGTTCTCAAGGCGCTTGCCGAACGCAACAATCTCGAGACCTGCGATGTCGATGATGTGATCTGGAGCGTCAGCACGCAGCGTGGAAAGCAAGGGGCTGATCTCGCCCGTATGGCCGCTCTTGATGCGGGGTTCGACGTCCGCGCAAGCGGCGTGACCATCGATCGCTTCTGTGGTGGCGGGATCACCAGCGTCAATCTGGCCGCGGCCCAGATCCGGTCGGGAATGGAGGATGTGATCATCGCGGGGGGCAGCGAGATGATGTCGCTTCTTGCGTCGATGATGGCAGAGGATATTGCAGCGGGTGTCATGCCCTTGGGCATGAACTCGGGCAATGATCGTTTGCAGGCCGCGCACCCGCAAGCACATCAAGGTGTTTGTGCTGATGCTGTTGCGGCAATGGAGGGTATCGGAAGGACTGATCTGGACGCCTGGGCCCTTGAAAGTCAGCATCGCGCCGCCCGCGCAATTGAAAATGGGTATTTCGACAAGGGCTTGGTTCCGGTTTACCGCGCGGATGGCAGTCTGGCGCTCGACCGGGAACAATATCCCCGTCCGGAAACCACAGCGCAGGATCTGGCCGCGCTAAAGCCCTCATTCGCGGCCATGGCGGACATGCCGCTAGACGCCAAGGCGACAACATTTCGCCAGATGATCAATGCGAAATATCCCGATCTTCAGATCGTGCCTGTCCACCATGCCGGCAATTCCAGCGGTGTGGTCGATGGCGCGGCAGGGCTTCTCCTCGCCTCTGCAGACTATGTAAAACGCAGTGGCCTCAAGCCGCGCGCAAAAGTGCTCGCAGCGGCCAATATCGGCGATTGTCCGACATTGATGCTGAACGCGCCCGTGCCCGCCGCCCGAAAAGTTCTGATCAAGGCGGGCCTTACGATCGCAGATATCGATCTGTGGGAGATCAACGAGGCCTTTGCGGTCGTGGTTGAGAAGTTCATCCTCGATCTTGGGCTGGACCGGGACAAGGTCAACGTGAATGGCGGAGCGATCGCGCTGGGCCATCCCATCGGGGCGACCGGCGCGATGCTTATCGGCACCATGCTGGACGAGCTTGAGCGACGCGACCTCAGGCGTGGCCTCGTCACCATGTGCGCAGCCGGCGGCATGGCGCCCGCAATCATCATCGAACGCATTTGACGGAGATGGGGGTAGATATGACACATACTGGCCCATTGGCTATGGGGGAACTCTTGGCCCATCACGCAGGGCAAGACCCTCGTCGCCCCATGCTGACCGTGGGTGCGGAAACCGTAACACGTGAAGGCTTGGAAGCACGCGCCAATCGGCGCGCCCGTCAGATCGCGGCCTTCGGTGTCGGTGCCGACGATCTGGTTACGGTCGCCATGCCAAATGGCGTCGAATTTTATGAGACGACTTTCGCGCTGTGGAAGCTCGGCGCAACCCCGAACATTGTATCCCCCAAATTGCCAGACGCTGAACTCGGGGCCATCGTCCAGCTCGTCAATCCCAAGGTCGTGATCGGGCCGGATGCGTCGCGTCTGCCCGGACGAAACACCTTGCCCGCAGGGACAATCTTGGACGCTGGCCTGTCCGCAGAACCCTTGCCGCGCGCGGTACCGACTTATTGGAAAGCGATGACCAGCGGTGGATCGACCGGCCGCCCGAAGGTGATTGTCGATCATATGCCGGGATTGTGGGATCCGGCCATGGCCAGCCTCGGGCAAATCCCCGGCGACAATATTTTGAACCCCGGTCCGCTATACCATAATGCCCCGTTTATCGGGACGCATTTCGGCCTTTTTACCGGCTCTCATATCGTCGACATGGTGAAATTCGATGCGGAAATGACGCTGGCGCTTATCGAACGTCATCACATTGGCTGGGTGAATTTCGTGCCGACCATGATGAGCCGCATCTCGCGGCTGCCACCCGAAGTGCGC is part of the Sphingomonas sp. C3-2 genome and harbors:
- a CDS encoding SDR family oxidoreductase, translating into MPEFGRTDAELASLPLGLAADSLVGKVVLISGAGSGIGRGVAHWCARLGAKLILCGRRLEKIEVTAQALTAYGTEVMVEAMSIRDPAAVAALFDRAWAHFGAVDIVINNAGGQFPQAAIDISPKGWAAVVDTNLNGSWYMMQAAARKWRDAGLPGSIVNIVAVIWRGMPGVAHTCAARAGVIYASKTAAIEWAPHNIRVNCVAPGIISTEGMRVYPEEAVTEMPKSNLQQRFGRIEDVANAVCFLAADTGSFITGEVLTIDGGNQLWGDQWTIPRPDYFKVG
- a CDS encoding MarR family transcriptional regulator, with the protein product MTAEEEFDVAVLDEPGALIAACLYWLQAQSRQTAHPIYKHHGLSPQQASLLWQLAPGELLSMGDVADRMGCDIANITGIVDRLEKRGLIQRTIGQDRRVKLLSFTPEGLALRRELVGALHMPPEWLDGFSSEEQGQLAGLLSRAVRIAGVDPRNNLPRHPLGRAVSGER
- a CDS encoding TetR/AcrR family transcriptional regulator — encoded protein: MPVPPKPPLSRRELNKLRIRNTILNVAEKNFALYGIDEASLNEIADLSEISRSTLFKYFNGKAEIFEAIVERMNDVFFIQIAKKCDETDDPATRILAIFIEFVEGLERSSAPPRKFIGLSIREWNDPQQSRRMERFRLEFYRILNSGKLRGAPQIDYLVDIVVSIFIGLLHNWRTFDDYPLRQRLVEAAGEIAHMIDRHAVKI
- a CDS encoding acetyl-CoA C-acetyltransferase; this encodes MGEAYIIDAVRTPRGIGKPGKGALADMHPQHVAATVLKALAERNNLETCDVDDVIWSVSTQRGKQGADLARMAALDAGFDVRASGVTIDRFCGGGITSVNLAAAQIRSGMEDVIIAGGSEMMSLLASMMAEDIAAGVMPLGMNSGNDRLQAAHPQAHQGVCADAVAAMEGIGRTDLDAWALESQHRAARAIENGYFDKGLVPVYRADGSLALDREQYPRPETTAQDLAALKPSFAAMADMPLDAKATTFRQMINAKYPDLQIVPVHHAGNSSGVVDGAAGLLLASADYVKRSGLKPRAKVLAAANIGDCPTLMLNAPVPAARKVLIKAGLTIADIDLWEINEAFAVVVEKFILDLGLDRDKVNVNGGAIALGHPIGATGAMLIGTMLDELERRDLRRGLVTMCAAGGMAPAIIIERI